A stretch of the Hydra vulgaris chromosome 09, alternate assembly HydraT2T_AEP genome encodes the following:
- the LOC100199544 gene encoding TBC1 domain family member 10A, whose translation MNENIENASNNSNTLLKVDGHGFIVSHRLYSRVASLPNFSQMGAVGKRREMKWLEMINSWDKFIMKHPMKIKRRCQKGIPQSVRSLAWQFLSGANILIEKNIGLFEKLSGNKDSKWVNIIQKDIPRTFRHHCMFHETGSQGQDNLFKVLVAFSEYDSSIGYSQALAPIAAVLLMHMPPSETFWVLVAITRSYLPGYFGEKMEAMKFDGMLFGLLLDNYLPKVGKHMKKLQIDPLMYIVEWMVCIFSRCLPFQTVLRIWDMFFCEGVKVLFKTGLSIMKIVLSTQNDLFEKDEFQTTNLLHNLPYDLMTDKILLTEIINIKISERQFETAHAKICADNPDLKMNRFNGCNQYNTRIVS comes from the coding sequence atgaatgaaaatattgagAATGCATCTAATAATAGCAACACGTTACTTAAAGTTGATGGGCATGGTTTTATAGTTTCACACCGGCTTTATAGTAGAGTTGCTTCATTACCTAATTTCTCACAAATGGGTGCAGTTGGAAAAAGAAGAGAAATGAAATGGTTAGAGATGATTAATTCATGGGACAAATTTATAATGAAACATcctatgaaaattaaaagaagatgcCAGAAAGGAATCCCACAATCTGTTCGTTCATTAGCATGGCAGTTTCTAAGTGgagcaaatattttaatagaaaaaaatattggtttatttgaaaaactgtcTGGAAATAAAGACTCTAAATGGGTTAATATTATACAGAAGGATATTCCTAGAACATTTCGACACCATTGTATGTTCCATGAAACAGGTAGTCAAGGacaagataatttatttaaagtattagtAGCATTTAGTGAGTATGATTCATCAATTGGCTACAGTCAGGCTCTTGCACCAATTGCTGCAGTGCTATTGATGCATATGCCACCTAGTGAAACATTTTGGGTACTAGTTGCAATTACAAGATCTTATTTACCAGGCTATTTTGGGGAAAAAATGGAAGCAATGAAATTTGATGGGATGCTCTTTGGTTTATTGCTTGATAATTATTTACCAAAGGTTGGAAAACACATGAAAAAACTCCAGATTGATCCATTAATGTACATTGTTGAATGGATGGTTTGCATTTTTTCACGTTGCCTACCCTTTCAAACTGTTTTACGAATTTGGGACATGTTTTTTTGTGAAGGAGTCAAAGTGTTGTTTAAAACAGGTCTTTCCATCATGAAAATAGTTCTTTCAACGCAAAACGATTTATTTGAAAAGGATGAATTTCAGACAACTAATTTACTTCACAATCTACCTTATGACCTAATGAcagataaaattcttttaactgaaataattaatatcaaaattagtGAACGACAGTTTGAAACAGCTCATGCAAAAATATGTGCTGATAAtcctgatttaaaaatgaacaGGTTCAATGGTTGCAATCAATATAATACGCGGATTGTTTCTtaa